A stretch of the Perca fluviatilis chromosome 17, GENO_Pfluv_1.0, whole genome shotgun sequence genome encodes the following:
- the LOC120545367 gene encoding protein phosphatase PTC7 homolog gives MLSVLSYGRLVARAVLGGLSQTDGRDYSLITASYGFGKDFRKGILKKGMCYGDDACFIARNRNADVLGVADGVGGWRDYGVDPSQFSATLMRTCERLVKEGRFTPSSPVGILTSGYYELLQNKVPLLGSSTACIVVLDRRSHRLHTCNLGDSGFLVVRGGEVVHRSDEQQHYFNTPFQLSIAPPGAEGVVLSDSPEAADSSSFDVQLGDIILTATDGLFDNMPDYMILQELKKLKTTNYDSILQTAQSIARQAHDLAYDPNYMSPFAQFACDNGLNVRGGKPDDITVLLSIVAEYAD, from the exons ATGTTATCCGTACTGTCTTATGGAAGACTGGTAGCCAGGGCTGTCCTTGGCGGACTCTCTCAGACGGACGGTCGGGACTACAGCCTGATCACCGCCAGTTATGGCTTCGGTAAAGACTTTCGCAAAGGGATCCTGAAGAAAGGGATGTGCTACGGAGATGATGCCTGCTTCATTGCGCGGAACAGGAACGCCGATGTTTTGG GTGTTGCAGATGGCGTTGGTGGTTGGCGTGACTATGGTGTCGACCCGTCTCAGTTCTCCGCCACATTAATGAGAACCTGTGAGCGACTGGTGAAGGAGGGACGCTTTACTCCCAGTAGTCCAGTGGGTATCCTGACATCTGGCTACTATGAGCTTCTACAGAATAAAGTTCCCCTGCTAG GGAGCAGCACAGCCTGTATTGTGGTTCTGGATCGACGGAGTCACCGGCTGCACACGTGTAACCTCGGTGACTCAGGTTTCCTGGTGGTTCGGGGAGGAGAGGTGGTTCATCGCTCAGATGAGCAACAGCACTATTTTAACACGCCCTTCCAACTGTCAATCGCTCCTCCTGGAGCTGAAGGGGTGGTGCTCAGTGACAG TCCTGAAGCAGCTGACAGCTCCTCCTTTGACGTGCAGCTCGGTGACATCATCTTGACGGCAACCGACGGCCTGTTTGACAACATGCCAGACTACATGATTCTTCAGGAGCTCAAAAAACTCAAG ACTACCAACTATGACAGCATCCTGCAGACTGCACAGAGTATTGCAAGGCAAGCTCACGACCTTGCCTACGACCCCAATTATATGTCCCCTTTTGCACAGTTTGCGTGTGACAATGGTCTGAATGTAAGGG GAGGGAAGCCAGATGATATCACAGTGCTGCTGTCCATTGTGGCTGAATATGCAGACtaa